The genomic segment TCTGTAGAAGTTGTGCAGAATGCTGTCCACGCAGTTTCAGATTGGGCACACGTGGTGATTCTACTCACCCACCAATCGACTAGACAGGACTTCGCCCTGTTAAATACTCTCGATGGTGTCGACCTTATTATCGGTGGACATAGTCCTGGCTGGAATGGAATGTATGTGCCTGGAATGGCTTTTGATCCCTCATTACCTGACGGTGTATCCGAAACATCAACTAGTGCACTTGTAAAAGCTCCGTCATTCACAAAGGCGATATCTAGGGTTGATCTCAGCGTCAAACAAGGTGAGGTTGTCCATCAAACAGCGCTCAACATTCCGGTAGAGGGTTTTGAGCCTCACCCAACTGTCGCGAGTCTAACCGAGACCTACGAATCACGGCTTAGTGATAGGCTTAATCAAGAAATCGGCTTTGCAGATGTAAATCTAAATGGAGAACGAAACGATGTTCGTAGTATTGAGACGAACCTTGGGAATCTGATTGCGGATGCTCTTAGGTCTGGATTTCCTGAGGCTGACATAGGTTTTGCTAACGGTGGTGGAATCCGAAACTCCATAGCGAAAGGTAACATTGCCTTAGGAAATCTTCTTGAAGTGCACCCCTGGGGGAATAGCATCGTTACCTTTGACCTTACCGGCACGCAACTGCTAGCCGCACTTGAGAATGGAGTCTCTCAAATTGAGGACGGCGCTGGACGGTTTCTCCAAGTTTCTGGCTTAAACTTCGTTTTCGATCAACGACTCGAACCAGGTAGTCGGGTGGTCTCAGTGGAGGTAGCTGGATTACCCTTAGTGTTAGGAGAAAGTTACAAAATCGTAACCAACAATTATATCGCTGGTGGTGGCGATGGTTTCGAAATTTTCACTAAAGGAACTAATTTCGTCGATACCCAGCAGCTTGACACCGACGTCTTAGGCAATTACATCAGTGAAATGGGTAATGTCTCCCCAGAGGTCGAGAGTAGGATTGTTAATCTCGGAAATTAATTGTAGACGTCCTAAAATTGTGAGAAGGGATGATCTAGTTAACTAGATCATCCCTTCTCACAATTTTGGCGTTATGAACCTTGTGAATCCACGCCCTGCTCACCTGGCGGACTAAGCAAATCAATCACATCAGTATCTTCGAGCGTTTCAACCCCATGGACGGTGAATGCAGGAATGTGTAGTACCTCGCCGGCACCCAGCAGTAGTTCCTTGGTTGGATCTTTCCCCACAAAGAATTTCAGCTGACCCGACAAAACTATCGACACTTGCTCATTCTTGTGAGAGTGAAGTTCAACGGTACAACCTTTCTTAAGAAGCATTCGTGCTGCAAGCATCTTCTCGCCAAAAATCCTACGGCGTTGTAGGAGGGGTATCGGACAATCCATAGGAATTTCGTCCCAGATATATTTCGTGGCTTTTGGGGGCATCTCTGAAAACTCCTTTCCAGCGGTTAATTTTGAGGCGTACAAGTTCCCCATTACCCTCTTCTAAGCGTAAACTTCGGATATGCCAATGGCTTTATACCTCCACATACCATTCTGTCCGGTGGTGTGTCCTTATTGCGACTTTCACAAGATGCTACGGAACGAAAGCCTAGTAGCACAATACCTCGATAGGCTTGAAGAGGAGGCTGAAAAATGGCACAACCTACATCCAGAGCCACTAGACACCATTTATTTCGGTGGCGGTACTCCCTCGCACCTTGTTGATGCTGAACTCGAACGTATCATCGGTGTTCTAGATCGGACCTGGGGTTGGCCTGCCAGAATTGAGACCACCTTCGAAGCTGATCCTGTTACCTTTGACCCAGAACGCCTCCGACATTGGCGTGACCTCGGCGTGAGTAGGATCTCTATTGGGGTGCAGTCAACTCAAGATCCGGTTCTCCGTTTCCTAGGCCGGCTGCATAATAGTACACAGGGGATTGAAGCCGTAGATTGGGCTCTTCAGGCAGGTTTCGACACCTCGGTTGATCTTATTACTGCGGTGCCTGGTCAGGATATTGAATCAGATCTCAATACTTTTGTGGCAACTGGCGTACCCCATATTAGTGTCTATACCCTTACAGTAGAGCCCGACACACCATTCGGAAGACGCGGGGTAGTAATTGATCCAGATCAGGAGGCCGACGGATTCGAACTTACCGAACGTGTTCTTTCGGAACATGGGTATGTTAGATACGAAGTATCTAGTCACGCTAGACCTGGATCTGAGTCGAGGCATAATCAAATCTATTGGCACGGCGGTTACTTCCTGGCCTTGGGTCCATCAGCAGCTTCATTCATACCTAAATCTGGGGCACTAGGCGCACGTTTGACGAACCCTCCAATAAAAGAATGGCTGAAGGGTTATTCAGCGGAACAACATGAGGTGACCCCAGACATGTTTGTCTTAGAGATGCTTATGACTGGCCTACGTACTCGTCGCGGCGTAGATCTAGACCTATTAGAGCGGAGAACCGGCATCCGGGTTAGCGACCGTTATGGGATGGTGATAGAAGATGCTTCCAAACAGGGGTTCCTGGAACGAGAGGGAGCTAAATTACGGGCTACAAATGCTGGCTTAATGATACTTGATGCTTTATTGAAAAAGTTTTTTGACACCGAAATTAATTGAGGGAAGTTTTGGTCATAATCTTACTGAAGACCAATTTCCTGTAATTAGGTAGAACAGATTAACATTGAACAAACTTTTAAGAATTATGTTTTATGCGAGCATGGTATTTATACCTGCCAATTCCCACTTCACCCATATAATTGCACCAATGTACTTGCTTCTAGCGCCGTTGTTAATAACTGCTGACCAACTGACTAAGCTCTGGATAAAGCAACGATTCGCATTCGGCGGTCAGGAGCTTGAGCTTGGCTTAGGCTTTTCATTGACTTATGTCCGGAATACTGGTGCTGCATTCGGAATCCTGAGGGATTTCTCCGTACCTATCGGCTCAGTTATCTTTGATGGTACGCATATGTTGGGGCTTTTATCAGGATTAATAGCAACTGCATTATTAATTTACTTAGTATTCCGAGGTCCGACCCTAAAACCATTACAATCCTTGGCTCTCATTTTCATCTTTAGTGGTGCTGTAGGTAACATGATTGACCGACTTCGACTCGGATTCGTCGTTGATTTCGTACACTTCCAAATCGGTCTTTTCAACTTCCCCGTGTTCAATCTCGCAGACAGCTGCATCGTAATAGGCGCGATTCTTCTTTTGCTCTATAGCCTGATTCCAATCAATTCGGCTGACCTGTAAACTCAAATATATCCGACCTTTAAAGGGAGTTTATGGGGGCTCGACTTTGAAAATATTTATAGCTCAAGCTACAAAGTAGGCAAGACCCTCATCTCGTCAAAAGCAAGAATCGTTTACGCTCTGCAAGGTCTTCATATGATTGGCTGTATTCCCAGCTTTTTGCAAAGTCTCTAACTACCGTAAGATTGCGAGGATCTAGCTCTAATAGTAACTCAGCCCCAGGCTTAAGTAGCGATTGAGCCTGATGCTCTAGTCTTCGCACAACATCAAGGCCATCAAGGCCACCGAAAACCGCCAAATCAGGATCCGCCTTTACCTCAGGCGGCACTAGTTCCCGATCCCCATCTGGCAGGTAGGGCGGATTGCTTACCACAAGTCGCGCCTTCTTAGCCCACTTCGTTACTTTTGGATGCGTCAAGAGGTCAGCCGCGATTACATTGATTTGCAGGCCAAGCTTATTGGCATTTCGACGCGCTAATCTTAGAGCCTTGGGCGAAATATCTGTGGCGACAACAGTAGCATCGGGCCGTTCAAGCTTGATAGCCAGAGCAATGGCACCACTTCCTGTGCCTACATCCAACACAACCGGTCTAGTTGAATCAGATAGTCGCCGAAGGGATAACTCCACCAGTTGTTCTGTTTCAGGACGAGGCACTAACGTATCAGAAGTCACCTCAAGTTCTAGACCGAAAAACGGAGCCCATCCGAGAATATGCTGGAGAGGTTCTCTCTTCATGCGCCGCGCCAACCACTTGGTTAACTTGGCTTGTTCTCCCTGAGACAGAACCCGCGTTGGGCAGAGTAAGAGACTTACCCGATCTAACTTTAAAACCGACTCTAGTAGGAGGTCTGCTTCTGCGGTGGGACTAGCCACACCAGCCTCGCCTAAACACTTCTCTATACGATGTCGGGCATTAATTATTGATTCTGTGTTCGTCGTCCTTGTT from the Trueperaceae bacterium genome contains:
- the prmC gene encoding protein-(glutamine-N5) methyltransferase, release factor-specific; translated protein: MGTRTTNTESIINARHRIEKCLGEAGVASPTAEADLLLESVLKLDRVSLLLCPTRVLSQGEQAKLTKWLARRMKREPLQHILGWAPFFGLELEVTSDTLVPRPETEQLVELSLRRLSDSTRPVVLDVGTGSGAIALAIKLERPDATVVATDISPKALRLARRNANKLGLQINVIAADLLTHPKVTKWAKKARLVVSNPPYLPDGDRELVPPEVKADPDLAVFGGLDGLDVVRRLEHQAQSLLKPGAELLLELDPRNLTVVRDFAKSWEYSQSYEDLAERKRFLLLTR
- a CDS encoding coproporphyrinogen III oxidase — its product is MPMALYLHIPFCPVVCPYCDFHKMLRNESLVAQYLDRLEEEAEKWHNLHPEPLDTIYFGGGTPSHLVDAELERIIGVLDRTWGWPARIETTFEADPVTFDPERLRHWRDLGVSRISIGVQSTQDPVLRFLGRLHNSTQGIEAVDWALQAGFDTSVDLITAVPGQDIESDLNTFVATGVPHISVYTLTVEPDTPFGRRGVVIDPDQEADGFELTERVLSEHGYVRYEVSSHARPGSESRHNQIYWHGGYFLALGPSAASFIPKSGALGARLTNPPIKEWLKGYSAEQHEVTPDMFVLEMLMTGLRTRRGVDLDLLERRTGIRVSDRYGMVIEDASKQGFLEREGAKLRATNAGLMILDALLKKFFDTEIN
- a CDS encoding cupin, with the translated sequence MGNLYASKLTAGKEFSEMPPKATKYIWDEIPMDCPIPLLQRRRIFGEKMLAARMLLKKGCTVELHSHKNEQVSIVLSGQLKFFVGKDPTKELLLGAGEVLHIPAFTVHGVETLEDTDVIDLLSPPGEQGVDSQGS
- the lspA gene encoding signal peptidase II, with amino-acid sequence MFYASMVFIPANSHFTHIIAPMYLLLAPLLITADQLTKLWIKQRFAFGGQELELGLGFSLTYVRNTGAAFGILRDFSVPIGSVIFDGTHMLGLLSGLIATALLIYLVFRGPTLKPLQSLALIFIFSGAVGNMIDRLRLGFVVDFVHFQIGLFNFPVFNLADSCIVIGAILLLLYSLIPINSADL